The genomic stretch GACAGGCACCATAGACGCTCAACTCTGAATGATAACAAAACGTGGGGATATCGATATTTATTTTCCGAGCAATTTGCAGGATGTTCTTCTCGTCTTTAAGAGAGAACTCCTGGCCGTCTATGGTTAATGCTTTCTTCTCAAGCTTTCTCTCGTCCATTGTTCTTCGACCTCCAATTCACCAAAACAGCATCGAATGGACACACTTCAAAACAGGATCCGCACTTGATACAGGATTCCTGATCGATAAGATATGGCACTTTCGGCCGACCGGCGATACAGTCTACCGGACAAACCCGGGCACACTTACCACAGGACCGACATTTCTCAAGATCAATGAGGTATTCACGCATCGCCTGACATGCGTGGGCGGGACAGACTTGGTCGAGCACATGGGCCATATATTCATCCTGAAAATATTTCAAAGTAGTTAAAACCGGATTAGGAGCGGTTTTTCCCAAACCGCACAGCGAAGCGTCCTTGATCACATTAGCCGCTTCTTCGAGTAAGACCAGTTCCCGGGCCTTGGAACGGCCATCCACGATTTTTTGCAAAATACCGAGCATATGCTTAGTCCCTTCCCGGCATGGAACACACTTTCCACACGACTCATTCTGGGTGAAGGTCATAAAATACTTGGCCAGCTCAACTACACAGGTGTCCTCGTCAACGACCACGAGACCCCCTGAACCCATAATCGCACCGGCGGCGCAAAGCGAATCGTAATCAACCGAGAGATCCAGGTGCTGTTCGGTGAGGCAACCGCCGGACGGACCGCCGATCTGAACGGCTTTGAATTTTTTACCACCCTGCACACCGCCGCCCACATCAAACACCAGCTCCCGTAGGGTTATTCCCATCGGAACTTCCGTTAATCCGGTATTGACTATTTTTCCGGACAGAGCAAAAGTTTTGGTTCCCGGACTGGTTGCTGTTCCGAAAGTACGGAACCATTCCGCTCCTTTTAAAAGAATAGCCGGAACGTTGGCCAGGGTTTCAACGTTATTGATAATGGTCGGTTTACCGAATAGTCCTTTATGGGCCGGGAAAGGAGGACGGGGGCTAGGCATGCCCCGCTTGCCTTCGATAGAGGCCAAAAGTGCGGTTTCTTCACCGCACACGAAAGCGCCAGCTCCTTCTTTAATGTTGATCCGGAAGGAAAAGCCGCTTTCCAGGATATTCTCACCCAATAGACCAGCCTCCCGAGCATCCTGTATGGCTTTTTTCAGGCGTTTCACAGCCAAGGGATACTCGGCCCGTACATAGATATACCCCTCGGATG from Atribacteraceae bacterium encodes the following:
- a CDS encoding NADH-ubiquinone oxidoreductase-F iron-sulfur binding region domain-containing protein, which encodes IVDELVYTEGEGHNTRRWPLMKDIPFYRKQVKIVLRNCGYIDPEKMDEYIKRDGYQALADAITTMTPDEVIGTIMKSGLRGRGGGGFPAGRKWQFARVVKADNKYVVCNADEGDPGAFMDRSVAEGDPHSVLEGMVLAGYAIGASEGYIYVRAEYPLAVKRLKKAIQDAREAGLLGENILESGFSFRINIKEGAGAFVCGEETALLASIEGKRGMPSPRPPFPAHKGLFGKPTIINNVETLANVPAILLKGAEWFRTFGTATSPGTKTFALSGKIVNTGLTEVPMGITLRELVFDVGGGVQGGKKFKAVQIGGPSGGCLTEQHLDLSVDYDSLCAAGAIMGSGGLVVVDEDTCVVELAKYFMTFTQNESCGKCVPCREGTKHMLGILQKIVDGRSKARELVLLEEAANVIKDASLCGLGKTAPNPVLTTLKYFQDEYMAHVLDQVCPAHACQAMREYLIDLEKCRSCGKCARVCPVDCIAGRPKVPYLIDQESCIKCGSCFEVCPFDAVLVNWRSKNNGREKA